A region from the Pseudanabaena sp. BC1403 genome encodes:
- a CDS encoding dihydrolipoamide acetyltransferase family protein translates to MIYEIFMPALSSTMTEGKITSWVKSPGDKVEKGETVVIVESDKADMDVETFYEGYLGVIITPAGESAPVGSAIAYVAETKEEIEEAKLKAAGKSSSQNGSAAPKLSEEPPAKLVSTPTAASVASIPDVVVSSPRKSAPTAASDRQIVSPRAKRIAKDNGIDLAKISGTGPNGRVTAADVEAFLQPVAAPATKVATPAPSVTASPAAKPSAPAPALGTAQSLTTLQKAVINNMNQSLSVPTFRVGYTITTDALDALYKQVKSKGVTMTALLAKAVAVTLQKHPLVNASLSDRGIEYKSNINVAVAVAMDDGGLITPVLKNADQTDLYSLSRDWKGLVDRARAKQLQPDEYNSGTFTISNLGMFGVDRFDAILPPGTGAILAIGGSRPQVVATKDGAIKVASQMQVNLTADHRVIYGAHAAQFLQDLAKLIETNSQSLTL, encoded by the coding sequence ATGATTTACGAAATTTTCATGCCCGCGCTTAGCTCCACTATGACCGAAGGAAAAATCACCTCTTGGGTGAAATCGCCTGGCGACAAAGTGGAAAAAGGCGAAACTGTCGTGATTGTAGAGTCTGACAAAGCTGATATGGATGTCGAAACCTTCTACGAAGGTTATCTCGGTGTAATCATTACCCCCGCAGGAGAATCTGCACCCGTCGGCTCCGCGATCGCCTATGTCGCTGAGACCAAAGAAGAAATCGAAGAAGCTAAGTTGAAAGCGGCTGGTAAATCATCGTCACAAAACGGATCGGCAGCACCCAAACTATCTGAAGAGCCTCCCGCCAAATTAGTTTCTACCCCCACAGCAGCCTCGGTTGCTTCCATCCCTGATGTCGTCGTCTCCTCACCACGCAAATCTGCACCAACAGCAGCATCAGACCGTCAAATCGTATCCCCAAGAGCTAAGCGCATTGCTAAGGATAATGGGATTGACCTAGCTAAAATTTCAGGAACTGGCCCAAATGGGCGAGTCACTGCTGCTGATGTCGAAGCATTTTTACAACCTGTGGCGGCTCCCGCAACAAAGGTTGCCACACCTGCACCATCGGTAACTGCTTCACCTGCTGCAAAACCATCAGCCCCCGCACCAGCATTAGGAACAGCACAATCACTTACTACCTTACAAAAGGCAGTAATCAACAATATGAATCAGAGTCTTTCTGTACCTACATTCCGTGTGGGCTACACGATTACTACTGATGCTCTAGATGCTCTCTACAAGCAAGTTAAGTCTAAGGGCGTGACCATGACCGCACTTTTGGCGAAGGCAGTTGCCGTAACTTTGCAAAAGCATCCTTTGGTGAATGCAAGTCTTAGCGATCGCGGTATCGAGTATAAGAGCAATATCAATGTTGCCGTTGCTGTAGCAATGGATGACGGTGGTCTGATTACGCCTGTATTAAAAAATGCAGATCAAACCGACCTCTACAGTCTCTCTCGTGATTGGAAAGGACTAGTCGATCGCGCCCGTGCGAAGCAATTGCAACCCGATGAATATAACTCTGGCACATTCACCATTTCCAACTTGGGTATGTTTGGAGTTGATCGCTTCGATGCAATTTTGCCCCCTGGAACTGGTGCAATTTTAGCGATCGGTGGTTCTCGTCCTCAAGTTGTGGCAACTAAGGATGGTGCAATCAAGGTTGCTAGTCAAATGCAAGTCAATCTCACTGCCGATCACCGTGTGATCTATGGCGCTCATGCGGCGCAGTTCTTGCAAGATCTAGCCAAGTTGATTGAAACTAATTCTCAATCCTTGACTCTGTAA